The Marinilongibacter aquaticus genome has a window encoding:
- a CDS encoding 4Fe-4S binding protein produces MKKTGLVLILASLFAWISVLFLNTFSLNENQFDAQVQTAHREILKPEMAPIFGQKYGNAFAFSSAVLAAVQKANQKLEAAGKSDQKIYDHYELSLAQAAGNGFVSMHREALFFSIFGLLILGALLLYYPNFQQMPGIKNNGIFKHPLTSVKNVGILMGGLLIVFYLLLYFFPHFIVNWIILLDPLSHWLNGGPASQWFLYGFLYTLAVLVMGIRMLIKYRHSRYQLMRTASVMFFQLIFAFLIPEILVKLNLPSADLKNMWPLDYSFFFDYRIDQKIQAGTLGIFLFVWGIVLFAIGVPVLTYFFGKRWYCSWVCGCGGLAETLGDPFRQLSNKSLKAWKIERYLIHFVLVFAVIMTAGVLYTYFSGQSAIFGVIDTGTLRYYYGFAIGSIFSGVVGTGFYPLMGNRVWCRFGCPLAAYLGLVQRFKSRFRITTNGGQCISCGNCSTYCEQGIDVRGYAQRGQDIVRSSCVGCGICSAVCPRGVLNLENASVESRNI; encoded by the coding sequence ATGAAAAAAACAGGACTCGTACTCATTCTTGCTTCGCTTTTTGCTTGGATTTCGGTGCTGTTCCTCAATACATTCAGCCTGAACGAAAACCAGTTTGACGCTCAGGTGCAAACGGCTCATCGGGAGATTTTAAAACCCGAGATGGCACCTATTTTCGGGCAAAAGTACGGCAATGCCTTTGCTTTCAGTTCGGCTGTACTTGCTGCAGTACAAAAAGCCAACCAAAAATTGGAGGCGGCCGGAAAAAGCGATCAAAAAATCTATGATCACTACGAACTGAGTTTGGCTCAAGCGGCGGGCAATGGCTTTGTGAGTATGCACCGCGAAGCTCTCTTTTTCAGCATTTTCGGTCTACTTATCTTAGGGGCTTTGCTGCTGTATTATCCGAATTTTCAACAAATGCCGGGCATTAAAAACAACGGCATTTTCAAGCATCCGCTCACTTCGGTCAAAAATGTGGGCATTTTAATGGGCGGCCTTTTGATTGTCTTTTATCTCCTGCTCTATTTCTTTCCCCATTTTATTGTCAATTGGATCATCCTGCTCGATCCGCTAAGCCACTGGCTGAATGGCGGCCCAGCGAGTCAATGGTTTTTGTACGGCTTTTTGTACACTTTGGCCGTTTTGGTAATGGGTATACGCATGTTGATCAAATACAGACACAGCCGATACCAACTGATGCGTACAGCCTCCGTTATGTTTTTCCAATTGATTTTCGCCTTTCTGATTCCCGAAATACTGGTTAAATTGAACTTGCCTTCTGCCGACCTGAAAAACATGTGGCCTTTGGATTATTCCTTTTTCTTCGATTACCGCATCGATCAGAAAATACAGGCCGGCACCTTGGGCATTTTCCTTTTCGTATGGGGAATAGTGTTATTTGCCATTGGAGTGCCTGTACTCACCTATTTTTTCGGGAAACGCTGGTATTGCAGCTGGGTTTGTGGTTGTGGTGGATTGGCCGAAACACTCGGCGACCCTTTCCGCCAACTTTCCAACAAAAGCTTAAAGGCTTGGAAAATAGAGAGATACCTGATTCACTTTGTATTGGTTTTTGCGGTCATTATGACCGCGGGTGTACTTTATACCTACTTTTCGGGTCAATCGGCCATTTTCGGTGTTATCGATACCGGCACACTGCGGTATTATTACGGTTTTGCCATCGGTTCTATATTTTCTGGGGTAGTAGGCACAGGTTTTTATCCGCTTATGGGCAATCGGGTATGGTGCCGTTTTGGCTGCCCTTTGGCCGCGTATTTGGGCTTGGTGCAACGTTTCAAAAGCCGTTTCCGCATTACAACGAACGGCGGACAATGCATTTCTTGCGGCAACTGCTCTACCTACTGCGAACAAGGTATTGATGTGCGTGGGTATGCTCAACGCGGGCAAGATATTGTGCGGTCGTCGTGTGTAGGATGCGGCATTTGTTCGGCCGTTTGTCCGCGTGGGGTGTTGAATTTGGAAAACGCCTCGGTCGAAAGCCGAAACATATAA
- a CDS encoding MBL fold metallo-hydrolase gives MNIHIIDAGNFKLDGGAMFGVVPKTLWSKKVPADELNLCAWKMRCLLVEIADRRILIDTGMGDKQAPKWQSYYYRHGDGDLIGAIQKLGLAAEDITDVILSHLHFDHAGGAVSQNEKGLYCTFPRAKYWTHSAHWQWAVEPNARESATFLKENLWPIHESEQLYFIDKENDLPKEIELLYANGHTEKMIMPLLHHPKQKILFAADTVPSFAHLHIPWVMGYDVRPLETMQEKSEILHRCEKENWALLFDHDATHECAFIAQNEKGFYPSDLLKLSEII, from the coding sequence ATGAATATCCATATAATTGATGCCGGAAATTTCAAGCTCGACGGTGGAGCTATGTTTGGTGTGGTACCCAAAACGCTTTGGTCGAAAAAAGTCCCCGCGGATGAGCTGAATCTCTGTGCTTGGAAAATGCGATGCCTACTCGTTGAAATCGCTGATCGGCGTATACTGATCGACACAGGAATGGGCGATAAACAAGCCCCAAAATGGCAATCGTATTATTATCGTCACGGAGATGGAGATTTAATTGGAGCAATTCAAAAACTGGGTTTGGCCGCAGAAGACATCACCGATGTCATCCTCAGTCATTTGCACTTCGATCATGCCGGAGGGGCCGTTAGCCAAAATGAAAAGGGTTTGTATTGTACTTTTCCGCGGGCCAAATATTGGACACATTCTGCACATTGGCAGTGGGCCGTAGAGCCAAACGCACGCGAATCCGCTACATTTTTGAAGGAAAACCTTTGGCCTATTCACGAATCGGAGCAACTCTATTTCATTGATAAAGAAAATGATTTGCCCAAAGAAATTGAATTGCTTTATGCCAATGGGCACACCGAAAAAATGATTATGCCGCTGCTGCACCATCCGAAACAAAAAATACTTTTTGCCGCAGATACCGTGCCTTCTTTTGCTCATTTGCACATTCCTTGGGTAATGGGCTACGATGTGCGGCCGCTCGAAACCATGCAAGAAAAATCGGAAATCCTGCACCGCTGCGAAAAAGAAAACTGGGCTCTGCTTTTTGATCACGATGCAACCCACGAATGTGCTTTTATTGCACAAAATGAAAAGGGTTTTTACCCTTCAGATCTGTTAAAATTGAGCGAAATCATATGA
- a CDS encoding S8 family peptidase, giving the protein MKEKLGIMLLLYGSCCCSLQAQNKYLVYFRDKAASPYASASAQDFLSAKAIARRQLQGIAVNESDYPPNPNYIQDVHNAGAKVLHSSRWFNAVLISCTEQVLASVLALEEVSHIWHNAPLNRSNSHVKKARKPKQISELDYGDANTQISFLGVDEMHNRGFHGENMWIAILDDGFLNANSIACLDSVFTHNQILEIYDFVDEDSTVFANGGHGTSVFSCHAANQPGQIVSPATKAHYALFRTEDGTSETPLEEVNWLIAAEHADSLGIDILSTSLGYSEFDEPEDNYTYTDMDGNTALITRAADMAASKGMLVVNSAGNEGSSAWHYITAPADGDSVLAIGAVNRYGELASFSSRGPSSDNRTKPDLMAVGEATALCSPYDFVGTANGTSFSAPLVAAMAAGFWQANRYLTAFEVMDCLRKSGNQYANPDNNYGFGMANFVRADSVAKSEYGINPLQKKGIVDSYCIERIPACRILFNFRPEAVGKKLRITFVDQDLKQTLQQDSFVLLGTQIQENLAFDTLKPHIIMRIENISDTQTELIVRF; this is encoded by the coding sequence ATGAAAGAAAAACTTGGCATAATGCTGCTTTTGTACGGCTCCTGCTGCTGCTCGCTCCAAGCCCAGAACAAATACCTGGTCTATTTTCGCGATAAGGCTGCCAGTCCATATGCCAGTGCTTCTGCCCAAGATTTTCTATCCGCAAAGGCCATTGCCCGCAGGCAGCTGCAAGGCATTGCAGTAAACGAAAGTGATTATCCGCCAAACCCCAACTATATACAAGATGTACACAATGCCGGAGCCAAAGTGTTGCACAGCAGCCGCTGGTTCAATGCCGTTTTGATTTCTTGTACCGAACAAGTTTTGGCCAGTGTGTTGGCTCTGGAAGAAGTTTCGCATATCTGGCACAATGCTCCGCTCAACCGAAGCAACAGCCACGTAAAAAAAGCCCGAAAGCCCAAGCAAATCAGTGAACTCGATTACGGAGATGCCAATACGCAAATCTCATTTTTAGGCGTCGATGAAATGCACAATCGCGGTTTTCATGGCGAAAATATGTGGATTGCCATTTTGGATGACGGTTTCCTGAACGCCAATTCCATTGCCTGTTTGGATTCCGTTTTCACGCACAATCAAATTTTGGAAATCTATGATTTTGTAGACGAAGACAGTACGGTTTTTGCTAATGGCGGACACGGTACCAGCGTGTTTTCCTGCCATGCAGCCAATCAACCCGGACAAATTGTTTCGCCAGCCACGAAAGCCCATTATGCCCTTTTTCGTACAGAAGACGGCACTTCGGAAACGCCTTTGGAAGAAGTAAATTGGCTTATTGCCGCCGAACACGCCGACAGTTTGGGCATTGATATACTTTCCACTTCATTGGGCTATTCCGAATTCGACGAACCGGAAGACAACTACACCTACACCGACATGGATGGAAACACCGCTTTGATTACACGAGCAGCAGATATGGCGGCTTCAAAGGGCATGTTGGTGGTCAATTCTGCGGGCAATGAAGGCTCTTCGGCTTGGCATTACATCACTGCTCCTGCAGATGGCGATTCTGTATTGGCCATTGGAGCCGTCAATCGCTATGGAGAACTTGCCTCTTTCAGCTCCCGAGGCCCCAGCTCCGACAATCGAACCAAACCCGATTTAATGGCAGTTGGCGAAGCCACAGCCCTGTGCTCACCTTACGATTTCGTGGGCACGGCCAACGGCACATCTTTTTCCGCTCCTTTGGTGGCTGCCATGGCCGCTGGATTTTGGCAAGCCAATCGGTATTTAACCGCTTTTGAAGTAATGGATTGTTTGAGAAAATCGGGAAATCAATACGCCAACCCCGACAACAATTACGGTTTCGGAATGGCCAATTTTGTGCGGGCCGACAGCGTGGCCAAAAGCGAATACGGCATCAATCCTTTGCAAAAAAAAGGAATCGTGGACAGTTATTGTATTGAACGGATACCCGCATGCCGCATTTTGTTTAATTTCAGGCCGGAAGCCGTCGGTAAAAAATTGAGGATTACATTTGTGGATCAGGATCTGAAACAAACTTTGCAACAAGACTCGTTCGTATTGTTGGGTACCCAGATTCAGGAAAACTTGGCATTCGACACCCTCAAACCACACATTATTATGCGGATAGAAAACATTTCAGACACCCAAACAGAATTGATCGTTCGATTTTGA
- a CDS encoding patatin-like phospholipase family protein — MNLEEKKIGLCLSGGGARGFAHLGVLQALDELNIPIAKISGASAGAFAAAFYAGGYAPKEALDIILQRGFWQYVGIAPNRWGLLSLEKTRRVLEELFPENAFEKLNIPIAICATNIGKGKPEYFEKGQLVKPILASAAIPALFKPVKIEGNYYLDGGLTNNMPLKPLKKCDFTIAVNITPFHKRMPVHSVKDIVLKTIYISVDQQTRQKAKKADLNLIPDGIMRYDGFRMKNAHKLFDLGYESAIKSFANIQDQFTYH; from the coding sequence TTGAATTTAGAAGAGAAGAAAATAGGCCTATGTCTTTCCGGAGGCGGAGCTCGCGGTTTTGCCCATTTGGGTGTGCTGCAAGCTTTGGATGAATTGAATATCCCCATTGCTAAAATCAGTGGAGCCAGTGCGGGTGCTTTTGCGGCAGCTTTTTACGCCGGAGGCTATGCCCCTAAGGAAGCCCTGGACATTATTCTGCAACGTGGTTTTTGGCAATATGTCGGTATCGCTCCCAATCGCTGGGGATTGCTTTCTTTGGAAAAAACGCGACGCGTGCTCGAAGAGCTTTTTCCCGAAAATGCCTTTGAGAAACTGAACATTCCCATCGCCATCTGTGCCACGAATATTGGAAAAGGCAAACCCGAATATTTCGAAAAGGGGCAATTGGTCAAACCGATTTTGGCTTCGGCAGCCATTCCCGCTCTTTTCAAACCCGTGAAAATTGAAGGGAATTATTACCTCGACGGCGGACTAACCAACAACATGCCTTTGAAACCCTTGAAAAAGTGCGATTTTACCATTGCCGTAAACATCACGCCTTTCCACAAAAGAATGCCCGTACATTCGGTAAAAGACATCGTACTGAAGACCATTTACATTTCCGTGGATCAGCAAACGCGGCAAAAAGCAAAAAAAGCAGACCTGAATTTAATTCCGGATGGAATAATGCGATACGACGGTTTCCGCATGAAGAACGCCCATAAACTTTTCGATTTAGGCTACGAAAGTGCCATTAAATCATTTGCCAATATCCAAGACCAATTTACCTATCATTGA
- the porW gene encoding type IX secretion system periplasmic lipoprotein PorW/SprE: MIKKSIIAVLPLFLAACSQFSHSLTSRTWHNMNAKYNATVDASVYFDYAEFKIDSVHQDNFSDILPILPAIDSLETAISKPELEEVIRLTSIVAERHSNSKFTDKSYLLLGKARLYEEDLTNAIEVFKYLNANHKKANYKNAALIWLMRAYLENEDMNKANDVAEALKSVPLSKENKADFFQIKAAFHQRNGDEALAAVFLEEALKYMDKSPKKARAYFIVGQLFNKLNRGSLAHNNWKKALKSRPSYEIEFNTNVELLLQGNKLGGNAIAAFNTMLTDRKNVDLKDKIYFKMANVRAENGEYPKAIEEYSKSVQLASDKDQKAVAYQKIADIYFYKIQDYALASSYYDSTLTQMNSRSEGYNAVKAKSDYLADFVRYKKTIVTEDSLQALAALAPNVLEKKIEEHIREEEAAFKKQQAEKEKQEQVAAINQSANPNAWFFYDKARLTRSRAAFIREWGNRPLEDNWRRRSRETGSISLKVERGVVGQDDVIPTDEEAKAKEEAQQKKLFEGKRMALMNQIPISKERLTASKKKQEEAYYNLGKIYHLQFEQEDNAVESFETLLTRFPETQYRPEALYFLAISKKGNNQSVYRDELLEKYPYSSFARQLKRGNAAISEDLEHRAEQSYAQLYEAYLNGQYEQTLQQTQKALMDFTGTAVEDKLAMLRIMLLAKKRDNNTYRIALIDFVRSYPASDLKPRVDKMLETLVEKK; this comes from the coding sequence TTGATCAAAAAATCTATCATAGCTGTTTTACCCTTGTTTTTGGCGGCCTGTTCGCAATTCAGCCACTCGCTGACCAGCCGAACATGGCACAACATGAACGCCAAGTACAACGCCACCGTAGACGCATCGGTGTATTTTGATTATGCCGAATTCAAAATCGACTCGGTTCACCAAGACAACTTCAGCGATATTCTGCCCATTCTTCCGGCTATCGATTCGCTCGAAACGGCCATATCCAAACCCGAGTTGGAAGAAGTCATTCGTCTTACCTCTATCGTGGCCGAAAGGCACAGCAATTCAAAATTCACAGACAAATCGTACTTGCTTTTGGGAAAAGCCCGCCTGTATGAAGAAGACCTTACAAATGCAATTGAGGTGTTCAAATACCTGAACGCAAACCATAAAAAGGCCAATTACAAAAATGCCGCCTTGATCTGGTTGATGCGTGCGTATCTTGAAAACGAAGACATGAACAAGGCCAATGACGTGGCCGAGGCTCTGAAATCTGTACCCTTGAGTAAAGAAAACAAAGCCGATTTTTTCCAAATCAAAGCCGCATTTCACCAAAGAAATGGAGACGAGGCCTTGGCGGCCGTTTTTCTCGAAGAGGCTTTGAAATACATGGACAAATCGCCCAAAAAAGCCCGAGCTTATTTTATTGTTGGGCAATTGTTCAACAAACTCAACCGCGGCTCTTTGGCCCATAACAATTGGAAGAAAGCCCTGAAAAGCCGCCCGAGCTATGAAATAGAATTCAATACGAATGTGGAATTGCTTTTGCAAGGAAACAAATTGGGCGGCAACGCCATTGCGGCTTTCAATACCATGCTCACCGACCGCAAAAACGTGGATTTGAAAGATAAAATCTATTTTAAAATGGCCAATGTGCGGGCCGAAAATGGCGAATATCCGAAAGCCATCGAAGAATATTCGAAATCGGTGCAATTGGCTAGCGACAAAGACCAAAAAGCTGTAGCTTATCAAAAAATAGCCGACATCTATTTTTACAAAATTCAGGATTATGCTCTCGCGTCTTCGTATTACGACAGCACCTTGACACAAATGAACAGCCGTTCGGAAGGTTACAATGCAGTGAAAGCGAAATCCGACTACCTTGCAGATTTCGTAAGGTATAAGAAAACAATTGTGACCGAAGACAGTTTACAAGCCTTGGCCGCCTTGGCTCCGAATGTGTTGGAAAAGAAAATAGAAGAGCACATTCGGGAGGAAGAGGCTGCTTTTAAAAAACAGCAAGCCGAAAAGGAAAAGCAAGAGCAGGTGGCGGCCATCAACCAGAGTGCCAACCCCAATGCTTGGTTTTTCTACGATAAAGCGAGATTAACCCGCTCGAGAGCCGCATTCATTCGTGAATGGGGCAACAGACCACTAGAAGACAATTGGCGAAGGAGAAGTCGAGAAACGGGTAGCATCAGCCTGAAAGTGGAACGCGGCGTAGTGGGTCAGGACGACGTGATTCCGACCGATGAAGAGGCCAAAGCGAAAGAAGAAGCCCAGCAAAAGAAACTTTTCGAAGGCAAGCGAATGGCTCTCATGAATCAAATTCCAATTTCGAAAGAAAGGTTGACTGCTTCGAAGAAAAAACAGGAAGAAGCCTATTACAATCTGGGGAAAATCTATCATTTGCAATTCGAACAAGAAGACAATGCGGTTGAATCCTTCGAAACCTTATTGACCAGATTCCCGGAGACGCAGTATCGTCCGGAAGCCCTTTATTTCTTGGCCATCAGCAAAAAGGGAAACAATCAAAGTGTATACAGAGACGAATTGCTCGAAAAATATCCTTATTCCAGTTTTGCCCGTCAATTGAAACGCGGCAATGCCGCCATCAGCGAAGATTTGGAACACCGGGCCGAACAAAGTTATGCTCAGCTTTATGAAGCTTATCTGAATGGGCAATACGAGCAAACCCTGCAACAAACCCAAAAGGCCTTGATGGACTTTACCGGAACGGCCGTGGAAGACAAGCTGGCGATGTTGCGTATTATGCTCTTGGCTAAAAAACGCGACAACAACACATACCGAATTGCCCTTATTGATTTTGTGAGGAGTTATCCTGCCAGCGATTTGAAACCGCGAGTGGATAAAATGCTCGAAACCCTAGTTGAAAAAAAATGA